In a single window of the Luteibacter rhizovicinus DSM 16549 genome:
- a CDS encoding AI-2E family transporter produces the protein MSDFPSPLPAPLPSEAGPGVAVSSLAIARSRRKAGSSRSTRRISRHLRAIRISLTGMILLAAVYTVAIGKSLLVPLVLAAFIGLALNPIVVAAARIRLPRWFAAVTVMLLLGLGLVSAVATLSTPALNWFHEAPAAMRTFAPKIKPMTQQIEAASRATQTLVGGTVARNAPQAANDFNFTAWDIVAGAPKVLASVLTVALLVFFFLVYGDEILRRAVEISPTFAYKRHTVSIVRSIQTEVSSYLLLTAAINATLGLVTAGMLYLYGVPDPLLWGSVAAIANFIPYVGAITTTTILSIVGVLHFQELGPALLPAATFAGITAIEGNLLTPMLQGRRSRLSPVAILLWLLVWGWIWGIPGALLAVPMLTCVKLITAKLRGWEWFAHIISR, from the coding sequence GTGAGCGACTTTCCCAGCCCTCTGCCTGCGCCGCTGCCATCCGAGGCGGGACCCGGTGTCGCTGTGTCTTCGCTCGCCATCGCGCGGTCGCGGCGCAAGGCCGGCAGCAGCCGCAGCACACGACGCATCTCGCGTCACTTGCGTGCCATACGTATCTCGCTGACCGGCATGATTCTGCTCGCCGCCGTCTACACGGTGGCGATCGGCAAATCCCTGCTCGTTCCTTTGGTGCTCGCCGCCTTCATCGGCCTGGCGTTGAATCCGATCGTGGTGGCCGCGGCGCGCATTCGCCTGCCGCGCTGGTTCGCCGCTGTCACCGTCATGTTGCTGCTCGGACTGGGCCTTGTCTCCGCCGTGGCGACGTTGTCGACCCCCGCACTGAACTGGTTTCACGAGGCTCCGGCGGCGATGCGTACCTTCGCGCCGAAGATCAAGCCGATGACGCAGCAGATCGAGGCTGCCAGCCGGGCCACGCAGACACTCGTCGGCGGGACGGTCGCGCGTAACGCGCCGCAGGCGGCAAACGACTTCAACTTCACCGCTTGGGACATCGTCGCCGGTGCGCCGAAGGTGCTGGCCAGCGTGCTGACCGTGGCATTGCTTGTGTTCTTCTTCCTCGTCTACGGCGATGAGATCCTCCGGCGAGCCGTCGAGATATCGCCCACGTTCGCGTACAAGCGGCACACCGTAAGCATCGTACGCAGCATCCAGACGGAAGTGTCGAGCTACTTGTTGCTGACCGCGGCCATCAACGCCACGCTGGGACTGGTCACGGCGGGCATGCTTTATCTCTACGGTGTGCCGGATCCGCTGTTGTGGGGTTCGGTCGCTGCGATCGCCAACTTCATTCCGTATGTCGGTGCGATTACCACGACGACGATTCTGTCGATCGTCGGCGTGCTGCACTTCCAGGAACTCGGCCCGGCGCTCCTGCCGGCGGCGACCTTCGCCGGCATCACGGCGATCGAGGGCAACCTGCTTACGCCGATGCTCCAGGGTCGCCGTTCGCGTTTGAGCCCCGTCGCCATCCTGCTGTGGTTGCTGGTCTGGGGCTGGATATGGGGCATTCCCGGCGCCTTGCTCGCTGTTCCGATGCTGACCTGCGTCAAACTCATCACCGCCAAGCTGCGCGGCTGGGAGTGGTTCGCGCACATCATTTCGCGCTGA
- a CDS encoding ABC transporter ATP-binding protein, with product MDEPERGAETPKASGVKMPAWFDDVRKLGLGLKQLFGAQTRLIVAELGLARSGITLMLFMGLAAIVFAVALGFTLLALAGWGLAQWFGSWAWALAALAGIQLVLLIVAILVFRRAMHWLTLPASRAELAILAREAATQGKAEGELRAED from the coding sequence GTGGACGAACCAGAACGTGGTGCGGAGACGCCCAAGGCGTCCGGCGTGAAGATGCCCGCCTGGTTCGATGACGTACGCAAGCTGGGGCTGGGACTGAAGCAACTCTTCGGTGCGCAGACCCGGCTGATCGTGGCGGAGTTGGGCCTGGCGCGTAGCGGCATCACGCTGATGCTCTTCATGGGGCTGGCCGCGATCGTGTTCGCCGTGGCCTTGGGGTTCACGCTACTGGCGTTGGCTGGCTGGGGATTGGCCCAATGGTTCGGTTCCTGGGCCTGGGCGCTCGCCGCGCTTGCCGGCATTCAATTGGTCCTGCTCATCGTGGCGATCCTGGTGTTCCGTCGGGCGATGCACTGGCTTACCCTTCCGGCGTCGCGGGCTGAACTGGCTATCCTTGCCCGGGAAGCGGCGACCCAGGGCAAGGCCGAGGGCGAGCTAAGGGCGGAGGACTGA
- a CDS encoding DUF883 family protein, which yields MNKPADHVANAATAAANTVTAAERIDASAERVKQATSEAVDRTKDVVDRAADKVESSLHHATDKAAYGATLAAEKAEEAKLRGKEAYGEAVDTANDWLDTARDYVREKPVQSIALAIAAGWLAGRILRS from the coding sequence ATGAACAAGCCCGCCGACCATGTCGCCAATGCCGCAACCGCTGCGGCGAACACCGTAACGGCTGCCGAACGTATCGACGCCAGCGCCGAGCGAGTGAAGCAGGCCACATCCGAGGCCGTCGACCGCACGAAGGATGTCGTGGATCGCGCTGCGGACAAGGTGGAGTCGTCGCTGCACCATGCGACCGACAAAGCCGCCTATGGCGCGACGCTGGCGGCCGAGAAAGCGGAAGAAGCCAAGCTTCGCGGCAAGGAAGCGTATGGCGAAGCGGTCGACACCGCGAACGACTGGCTCGACACCGCGCGCGACTATGTTCGTGAGAAGCCGGTACAGTCCATCGCGCTGGCGATCGCTGCCGGCTGGCTCGCCGGTCGCATCCTGCGTAGCTGA
- a CDS encoding DUF1328 domain-containing protein, producing the protein MLHYALVFLVIAIIAAVFGFGGIAGTAAGIAKILFVIFLILAIISFFRGRSV; encoded by the coding sequence ATGCTGCACTATGCCCTCGTCTTTCTCGTCATCGCGATCATTGCCGCGGTTTTCGGTTTCGGCGGCATAGCGGGCACGGCAGCCGGCATCGCGAAGATCCTCTTCGTCATCTTCCTGATCCTGGCCATCATTTCGTTCTTCCGCGGCCGTAGCGTCTAG
- a CDS encoding YbhB/YbcL family Raf kinase inhibitor-like protein: MRLKSDSIENGKPIPATYAFMEIGEPIKPAGNVTPHLAWTEVPGTAKSFAIAVIDTDVPSKADDVNVEGREVPRTLPRVEFVHWLMANIPLECRELGEGACGEGIVARGKKDPVGAPGSVQGLNSYTGWFKGDRDMEGHYHGYDGPCPPWNDSIAHHYHFHVYALDVDTVPLENGFSLAELRDVIKGHVVDEAVITGTYSLNPKVKA, translated from the coding sequence ATGCGCCTGAAGAGCGACAGCATCGAGAACGGCAAGCCCATCCCGGCCACGTACGCGTTCATGGAGATCGGCGAGCCCATCAAGCCGGCGGGTAACGTCACGCCCCACCTGGCCTGGACCGAAGTGCCGGGCACGGCGAAATCGTTCGCCATTGCCGTCATCGATACGGATGTTCCGTCCAAGGCGGACGACGTCAACGTCGAAGGACGCGAAGTGCCCCGCACCCTGCCACGCGTGGAGTTCGTGCACTGGCTGATGGCCAACATCCCGCTGGAATGCCGGGAACTGGGCGAAGGCGCCTGCGGCGAAGGCATCGTGGCCCGCGGCAAGAAGGATCCGGTCGGCGCGCCGGGCTCGGTCCAGGGCCTCAACAGCTACACGGGCTGGTTCAAGGGCGATCGCGATATGGAAGGCCATTACCACGGGTACGACGGCCCCTGTCCGCCGTGGAACGACTCCATTGCGCACCACTACCATTTCCACGTCTATGCACTGGACGTCGACACGGTGCCGCTCGAAAACGGGTTCTCGCTGGCCGAGCTGCGCGACGTCATCAAAGGACATGTAGTGGACGAGGCCGTCATTACCGGTACCTACTCGCTCAATCCCAAAGTGAAAGCGTGA
- a CDS encoding YheT family hydrolase gives MSLPKGSDFLPPWPLRSGHIQTMLSSSGVRRRLLPKRAHQVQVDAREVLVDVGQGDRLSGRYTAQATGRESRGLAILFHGWEGSVDSTYVLQTGSRLLEDGWDVFRLNFRDHGDSHGLNEALFHSCRIDEVVTALGEIARMFPAKTIGVAGFSLGGNFALRAAMLAPSQGVPLDYVLAVCPIVDPAEGLFSLEKEAPWIYHAYFMQKWRRSLRLKQEAFPQQTYFELNELKQNMRELTASLVLRHTDFGSLEAYLDGYSIAGDRLMNMHVPATILTSSDDPVIPIGAFHALRLPPNIELDIASYGGHCGFIRDFSMTSFTDDYIAARFNAIAR, from the coding sequence ATGAGTCTGCCTAAAGGCTCAGACTTCCTGCCGCCGTGGCCGCTGCGCAGCGGGCACATCCAGACCATGCTTTCCTCCAGCGGCGTCCGCCGTCGGTTGCTGCCCAAACGCGCACACCAGGTGCAGGTGGACGCGCGCGAAGTGCTGGTCGACGTGGGCCAGGGCGATCGGCTCAGTGGTCGTTACACGGCCCAGGCCACCGGCCGCGAATCACGCGGACTGGCGATCCTGTTCCACGGCTGGGAGGGCAGCGTCGACTCGACCTACGTGCTGCAGACGGGTAGCCGCCTGCTCGAAGATGGCTGGGATGTGTTCCGCCTGAACTTCCGCGACCACGGCGATAGCCACGGGCTGAACGAGGCGCTGTTCCACTCCTGCCGGATCGACGAAGTGGTCACCGCCCTGGGCGAGATCGCCCGGATGTTCCCCGCGAAGACGATCGGCGTGGCGGGGTTTTCGCTCGGTGGGAATTTCGCGCTGCGCGCGGCCATGCTGGCGCCGTCGCAGGGCGTGCCGCTGGATTACGTCCTCGCGGTCTGCCCCATCGTGGATCCGGCCGAGGGTCTGTTTTCCCTCGAGAAGGAAGCGCCGTGGATCTACCACGCCTATTTCATGCAGAAATGGCGCCGGTCGCTCCGCCTCAAGCAAGAGGCTTTCCCGCAGCAGACGTACTTCGAGCTCAACGAACTCAAGCAGAACATGCGTGAGCTCACGGCCTCCCTGGTCCTGCGCCACACGGACTTCGGTTCACTCGAGGCCTATCTCGACGGCTACTCGATCGCCGGCGACCGGCTCATGAACATGCACGTTCCGGCCACGATCCTGACCTCGAGCGACGATCCCGTCATTCCGATCGGCGCGTTCCATGCCCTGCGCCTGCCGCCGAATATCGAGCTCGATATCGCCAGCTACGGTGGCCATTGCGGCTTCATACGCGATTTCAGCATGACCAGCTTTACGGACGACTACATCGCGGCCCGTTTCAACGCGATCGCCCGCTGA
- a CDS encoding lysophospholipid acyltransferase family protein, which translates to MEATSANLSSRDRMRPLRYLWRIPLVLLHIVLAILICALVLSWAGGVMKNGREPFAHRAIRLWSVLLLRIFGFRSRRFGTPLADPVLFVANHTSWLDITVVHSQRAACFVAKAEIAGWPLVGWMAARGGTIFHRRGSNHSLASVMAVMVERLRAGRAVAVFPEGGTGHNGVLRIFHARIFQAALDAEVPVQPVALRFARQGRRVIDAGFRENETFMGNVIRLLGEAPLDVEVHFLEPVPVSADGRRRMAEASRERIALALDTDTPA; encoded by the coding sequence ATGGAAGCCACCTCCGCCAACCTGAGCTCCCGCGACCGCATGCGTCCGCTTCGCTATCTATGGCGAATCCCGCTGGTGTTGCTGCATATCGTGCTCGCCATCCTGATCTGCGCCCTCGTGCTGAGCTGGGCCGGCGGCGTGATGAAGAACGGCCGCGAGCCGTTCGCCCACCGTGCGATCCGGCTGTGGTCGGTCCTGCTGCTTCGTATCTTCGGCTTCCGCAGCCGTCGTTTCGGCACGCCACTGGCGGATCCGGTCCTTTTTGTAGCCAACCACACCTCCTGGCTCGACATCACCGTGGTGCATTCGCAGCGCGCCGCCTGCTTTGTCGCCAAGGCCGAGATCGCCGGCTGGCCGCTGGTCGGTTGGATGGCTGCGAGGGGTGGCACGATTTTCCATCGCCGCGGCAGCAACCATTCGCTGGCTTCGGTCATGGCGGTGATGGTCGAACGGCTCCGCGCGGGCCGCGCGGTGGCGGTATTCCCCGAGGGCGGTACGGGCCACAACGGCGTGCTCCGGATCTTCCACGCCCGCATCTTCCAGGCGGCGCTCGATGCCGAGGTGCCGGTCCAGCCGGTCGCGCTGCGCTTCGCGCGCCAGGGTCGCCGCGTCATCGACGCGGGGTTCCGTGAAAACGAGACCTTCATGGGCAACGTCATCCGTCTGTTGGGTGAGGCCCCGCTGGACGTCGAAGTGCACTTCCTCGAGCCCGTGCCGGTATCGGCCGATGGCCGCCGGCGGATGGCCGAGGCATCGCGCGAGCGCATCGCGCTGGCCCTGGACACCGATACGCCCGCATGA
- a CDS encoding Lrp/AsnC family transcriptional regulator, protein MQATLDRTDLRILATLQTHGRITNAELAAEINLSPSACLRRMQKLEADGVIAGYGARLEPRSLGLGLQAFVRVQLSRHEAEAIDQFTERVAEWDEVVSCYALTGDMDYLLQVYVADLDGFSRFLLDRLLNAAGVADVNTSFVLRTVKASTALPLGNVAV, encoded by the coding sequence ATGCAAGCGACCCTGGACCGCACGGACCTGCGCATTCTGGCCACCCTGCAAACCCACGGCCGGATCACCAATGCCGAACTGGCGGCGGAGATAAACCTTTCCCCCTCGGCCTGCCTGCGTCGCATGCAGAAGCTCGAGGCCGATGGCGTGATTGCGGGTTACGGCGCCCGCCTGGAACCGCGCTCGCTCGGCCTGGGGCTCCAGGCCTTCGTCCGGGTGCAGCTTTCCCGGCACGAGGCCGAGGCGATCGACCAGTTCACCGAGCGCGTGGCCGAATGGGACGAGGTGGTGTCCTGCTACGCCCTGACGGGTGACATGGACTACCTGCTTCAGGTCTACGTTGCGGACCTCGACGGATTCTCACGCTTTCTGCTCGATCGCCTCCTCAACGCGGCGGGCGTCGCCGACGTCAATACGAGCTTTGTCTTACGCACGGTCAAGGCTTCGACGGCCTTGCCGCTCGGTAACGTGGCGGTCTAG
- the phhA gene encoding phenylalanine 4-monooxygenase, with product MDTPRRVEHQQTDRGYVPVYATGTVEQPWESYSKTDHEVWDTLYKRQRELLPAYACQEFLDGVERFGLGDGGIPRFSELNKVLGDATGWEVVAVEGLLPDEVFFDHLANRRFPVSWWIRKPDQLDYLSEPDLFHDLFGHVPLLLNPVFADYMQAYGKGGMKAHAIGPEALMNLTRLYWYTVEFGLIRTDKGLRIYGAGIVSSKGESIYSIDSPAPNRIGFDLERVMNTRYRIDTFQQTYFVIDDFAQLFDATRPDFTPIYGTLADSSAVAAGEVLPGDHVFHRGTREGFASGADN from the coding sequence ATGGACACCCCCCGTCGCGTCGAACACCAGCAGACCGATCGCGGTTATGTGCCCGTCTATGCAACCGGCACCGTGGAGCAGCCGTGGGAGAGCTACTCGAAGACCGATCACGAGGTCTGGGACACGCTATACAAGCGTCAGCGTGAGCTGCTGCCGGCGTACGCCTGCCAGGAGTTTCTTGACGGCGTGGAGCGCTTCGGCCTGGGCGATGGCGGCATCCCGCGCTTTTCCGAGCTGAACAAGGTGCTGGGCGACGCCACCGGCTGGGAAGTCGTGGCCGTGGAAGGCCTGTTGCCGGACGAGGTATTTTTCGACCATCTGGCCAACCGCCGTTTTCCGGTCAGCTGGTGGATCCGCAAGCCGGATCAGCTCGATTACCTTTCCGAGCCGGACCTGTTCCACGACCTCTTCGGCCACGTGCCGCTGCTGCTCAACCCGGTGTTCGCCGACTACATGCAGGCGTACGGCAAGGGTGGCATGAAGGCGCATGCGATCGGCCCCGAAGCCCTGATGAACCTGACACGCCTCTACTGGTACACGGTGGAGTTTGGCCTGATCCGGACGGACAAGGGCCTGCGTATCTACGGGGCGGGCATTGTCAGTTCCAAGGGCGAGTCGATCTACTCGATCGATTCCCCGGCGCCGAACCGCATCGGCTTTGACCTGGAGCGTGTGATGAACACGCGCTACAGGATCGATACCTTCCAGCAGACCTACTTCGTCATCGATGATTTCGCCCAGTTGTTCGACGCCACGCGTCCGGACTTCACACCGATCTACGGCACGCTTGCCGATAGCTCGGCGGTGGCGGCCGGCGAGGTTCTTCCAGGCGACCACGTCTTCCACCGTGGCACCCGCGAGGGCTTCGCTTCAGGCGCTGACAACTGA
- a CDS encoding SGNH/GDSL hydrolase family protein translates to MTRLTILLILFVFSFGALAKEADHDRWNADIQAFEASDKANPPPANAVLFIGSSSIRFWKTLPTDFPGYRVINRGFGGSDLDDSTAFAERIVEPYHPAALVMYAGDNDLQGGDSPEQVRDDFAAFVGKVRQAQPHLPIAFIAIKPSVARIALLPQILQADKLIRDWAMTQSNVAFLDVVPAMLDAQGQPKPDLFIDDGLHMTAKGYALWVAQVKPWLAEHAMAAEDKRKQNATTP, encoded by the coding sequence ATGACCCGCCTGACGATCCTCCTCATCCTTTTCGTTTTTTCCTTCGGTGCTCTTGCCAAAGAGGCCGACCACGACCGATGGAATGCCGATATCCAGGCCTTCGAGGCCTCGGACAAAGCCAATCCTCCGCCCGCCAACGCCGTGCTCTTCATCGGCAGTTCGTCGATCCGCTTCTGGAAGACGCTCCCCACGGATTTCCCGGGTTATCGCGTCATCAACCGTGGCTTTGGTGGTTCCGACCTGGACGATTCCACCGCCTTCGCCGAGCGCATCGTGGAGCCTTACCACCCCGCGGCCCTGGTGATGTATGCCGGCGACAACGATCTGCAAGGTGGCGATTCGCCGGAGCAGGTGCGCGACGATTTCGCCGCCTTCGTCGGCAAGGTCCGCCAGGCGCAGCCGCATCTGCCGATCGCCTTCATCGCCATCAAGCCCAGCGTCGCTCGCATCGCCCTGCTGCCGCAGATCCTGCAGGCCGATAAGCTCATCCGTGACTGGGCGATGACGCAGAGCAACGTCGCTTTCCTCGACGTGGTGCCGGCGATGCTCGACGCGCAGGGTCAGCCGAAGCCGGATCTGTTCATCGACGATGGGTTACATATGACAGCGAAGGGCTATGCGCTGTGGGTTGCACAGGTGAAGCCGTGGCTCGCGGAGCACGCGATGGCCGCTGAAGATAAACGCAAGCAAAACGCGACCACCCCATGA
- a CDS encoding RES family NAD+ phosphorylase: protein MGLFDRIADPKDIDAVMAIESLTNPRLRDEIGALSLVPPGRRVSGPGTTPIMAAFAHVPPEGSRFSDGHWGAFYAAHSIATAIEETVFHREAFLTATHEPPTDVQVRCYKTAIAGKLHDIRGGWPAEHDPDSYTASMRLARRLRDEGSNGIVYDSARHEGGECVAVFYPDLVAPCIQAEHLIYRWNGARVEAVLKVTPVERQGLPRRP, encoded by the coding sequence GTGGGCCTGTTCGACCGGATTGCCGATCCGAAGGACATCGATGCGGTCATGGCGATCGAGTCGCTGACCAATCCACGCCTGCGGGATGAAATCGGCGCCCTGAGCCTGGTTCCACCAGGCCGACGTGTCTCTGGACCCGGTACGACGCCGATCATGGCGGCCTTTGCGCACGTCCCGCCTGAGGGCAGTCGCTTTTCCGATGGGCACTGGGGCGCGTTCTACGCCGCGCACAGCATCGCCACGGCGATCGAGGAAACCGTCTTCCATCGCGAAGCCTTCCTTACGGCCACGCACGAGCCGCCGACCGACGTGCAGGTGCGCTGCTACAAGACGGCCATCGCAGGAAAACTGCACGACATTCGTGGCGGCTGGCCGGCGGAGCACGATCCCGACTCGTACACCGCCAGCATGAGGCTGGCCCGTCGCCTGCGCGACGAGGGCTCGAACGGCATCGTCTACGACAGCGCGCGCCACGAAGGCGGCGAATGCGTTGCCGTGTTCTATCCCGACCTGGTTGCCCCTTGCATACAGGCCGAGCACCTCATTTATCGCTGGAACGGTGCGCGCGTCGAGGCCGTGCTGAAGGTGACACCCGTCGAACGCCAGGGGTTACCTCGTCGACCGTAA
- a CDS encoding MbcA/ParS/Xre antitoxin family protein: MHSVIHAEPLPTGDLGGPALRAFFALAERWKLRVTEQRTLLGDPPESTYFKWKKQQDGTPSRDVIERISYLLGIWKDLQILFPDPAQADAWLRKPNDASLFGGRPALDRMLSGNVADLYVVRQYLDAQRGWNG, from the coding sequence ATGCATTCAGTCATCCACGCCGAACCCCTACCCACCGGCGACCTCGGCGGTCCCGCATTGCGGGCCTTTTTCGCCTTGGCCGAACGCTGGAAGCTCCGCGTCACCGAGCAGCGCACCCTGCTCGGCGACCCGCCCGAGTCGACGTACTTCAAGTGGAAGAAACAGCAGGACGGCACGCCCTCCCGCGACGTCATCGAGCGAATCAGCTACCTGCTCGGTATCTGGAAGGACCTCCAGATCCTCTTTCCCGATCCCGCCCAGGCCGATGCCTGGCTACGAAAGCCCAATGACGCCTCATTGTTCGGGGGGCGCCCCGCCCTCGATCGCATGCTTTCAGGCAACGTCGCCGACCTCTACGTGGTCCGTCAGTACCTGGACGCCCAGCGCGGCTGGAACGGGTGA
- a CDS encoding DUF885 family protein translates to MSPWIRAIAFAGMFAATAHAATPTASPDEAFKGIYTKEWSWRNGQAGILTSGEAQPGDGRLDTVDAASQARRLAYWNDVLAQLDRIDPRSLSGTVRVDYAVYHEQIFNLAAAQRFAQWQMPFNSDSAFWSDVGYVLHGDDLRTREDYRHYIERVRQIPAYMDQEIANMRLGLARGFTVPRDVLDGRDVSIAAVAELKNPEDSALYKPFKTLPKSLPAKDAEALRADARSAIAQGVIPAYGKLLTFFRTEYVPKARPTLAAESLPDGKAYYRQQIREYTTLDLSPDEIHAIGLREVAKIHEAMLETMKDTGFKGDFPAFLQFLRTDPQFYAKTPDELLMRTAWVAKQVDGKLGKYFGLLPRQRFAIEPVPADIAPYYTSGRGGADVYLVNTYDLPSRPLFNMPALTLHESMPGHALQLGLSAEQDGLPPFRRDGYISAYGEGWALYSEYLGEEMGIYHTPYEHFGYLTYQMWRACRLVVDTGIHHLGWTRQQAIDYLTQNTALSQREIANEVDRYISWPGQALSYELGYLKIRELRERAEAQLGEKFDLRAFHDTVLALGSVPLPVLEQHVDAWIASKK, encoded by the coding sequence ATGTCTCCCTGGATCCGCGCCATCGCCTTCGCCGGTATGTTCGCCGCTACCGCCCACGCCGCCACGCCCACCGCGTCGCCGGACGAGGCCTTCAAGGGCATCTATACGAAGGAATGGAGCTGGCGTAACGGGCAGGCCGGCATCCTCACCTCGGGTGAAGCGCAGCCTGGTGACGGTCGGCTGGATACGGTGGATGCCGCCAGCCAGGCGCGGCGCCTGGCTTACTGGAACGATGTGCTGGCGCAGCTCGATCGCATCGACCCGCGCAGCCTCAGCGGCACGGTTCGCGTGGACTACGCGGTGTACCACGAGCAGATCTTCAATCTCGCGGCCGCACAGCGCTTTGCCCAGTGGCAGATGCCGTTCAACAGCGACTCGGCGTTCTGGTCCGACGTAGGCTACGTGCTACATGGCGACGACCTGCGCACGCGCGAGGACTACCGGCACTACATCGAGCGCGTGCGGCAGATTCCGGCCTATATGGATCAGGAAATCGCCAACATGCGCCTCGGGCTGGCGCGTGGCTTCACCGTGCCGCGCGACGTGCTCGATGGACGCGATGTCTCGATCGCTGCCGTGGCCGAGCTGAAGAACCCGGAAGACAGTGCGCTCTACAAGCCCTTCAAGACCCTGCCCAAGTCCTTGCCTGCCAAGGACGCCGAAGCGCTTCGCGCCGACGCACGCAGCGCGATCGCCCAGGGCGTGATTCCCGCCTACGGCAAGCTCTTGACCTTCTTCCGCACCGAGTACGTGCCGAAGGCGCGACCCACGCTGGCCGCGGAATCGCTGCCGGACGGCAAGGCGTACTACCGCCAGCAGATCCGCGAGTACACCACGTTGGACCTTTCGCCCGACGAGATCCATGCGATCGGCCTGCGCGAGGTGGCGAAGATCCATGAAGCCATGCTCGAGACGATGAAGGACACCGGTTTCAAGGGGGACTTCCCGGCGTTCCTGCAATTCCTGCGCACCGATCCCCAGTTCTATGCGAAGACACCGGACGAGTTGCTCATGCGCACGGCGTGGGTGGCCAAGCAGGTGGACGGCAAGCTGGGCAAGTACTTCGGCCTGCTGCCTCGCCAGCGCTTTGCGATCGAACCCGTTCCGGCAGACATCGCGCCGTACTACACCTCGGGCCGTGGCGGTGCGGACGTCTATCTGGTCAATACCTATGACCTGCCGTCGCGCCCCCTCTTCAACATGCCGGCGCTGACCCTGCACGAGTCGATGCCGGGTCATGCCCTGCAGCTGGGGCTGTCGGCCGAACAGGACGGGCTGCCGCCGTTCCGTCGTGACGGCTACATCTCGGCCTACGGTGAGGGCTGGGCGCTTTACTCCGAGTATCTCGGCGAGGAAATGGGCATCTACCACACGCCCTACGAGCACTTCGGCTACCTCACCTACCAGATGTGGCGTGCCTGCCGTCTGGTTGTCGACACCGGCATCCATCACCTGGGCTGGACGCGCCAGCAGGCGATCGACTACCTCACGCAGAACACCGCCCTCAGCCAGCGCGAGATCGCCAACGAGGTGGATCGCTACATCAGCTGGCCCGGGCAGGCGCTGTCCTATGAACTGGGCTACCTGAAGATTCGCGAGCTTCGCGAGCGCGCCGAAGCGCAGTTGGGCGAGAAATTCGACCTTCGCGCCTTCCACGACACCGTCCTCGCCCTGGGCTCGGTACCGCTGCCGGTGCTCGAGCAACACGTCGACGCCTGGATCGCCTCCAAGAAATAA
- a CDS encoding helix-turn-helix transcriptional regulator, which yields MRRADRLFLIINALRGRRTALPARQLASTLEVSLRTVYRDVADLQLSGVPIEGEAGVGYVLRKGSDIPPLMFSADELEALVAGTRFVRAFAGERLAREAQAALIKIEAVLPPDLRERSAQSKIFAPIWRDPFQNQVAVMLDRLHAAIVGHCVLCLDYRDAEGRTSTREVEPLCLSFWGGAWTLGTWCRHRQAFRNFRPDRIEGCRDEGQTFTDQPGRDLKAYLDTMRGHYAGLE from the coding sequence ATGCGCCGCGCCGACCGCCTGTTCCTCATCATCAACGCTCTCCGGGGGCGACGCACAGCCTTGCCTGCCCGCCAGCTGGCCAGCACGCTCGAAGTCTCGTTACGTACCGTCTATCGCGATGTCGCCGACCTCCAGCTCTCCGGTGTCCCGATCGAAGGGGAGGCCGGCGTCGGCTATGTCCTGCGCAAGGGTTCGGACATCCCACCGCTGATGTTCTCGGCCGACGAACTCGAAGCGCTCGTGGCCGGCACCCGCTTCGTCCGGGCGTTCGCGGGCGAACGGCTGGCGCGCGAGGCACAGGCGGCACTTATCAAGATCGAGGCGGTGCTGCCGCCCGATCTTCGCGAGCGCTCGGCGCAATCGAAGATCTTCGCGCCGATCTGGAGAGACCCCTTCCAGAACCAGGTCGCCGTGATGCTCGACCGCCTGCATGCGGCCATCGTCGGGCACTGCGTGCTGTGCCTGGACTACCGCGATGCCGAGGGGCGTACCTCCACGCGCGAAGTGGAGCCGCTCTGCCTCTCCTTCTGGGGTGGCGCGTGGACGCTGGGCACCTGGTGCCGGCATCGACAGGCGTTCCGCAATTTCCGTCCCGATCGCATCGAGGGTTGCCGTGACGAGGGCCAGACGTTTACCGATCAGCCGGGGCGCGACCTGAAGGCCTACCTTGACACCATGCGAGGGCACTACGCGGGACTGGAATGA